One Alnus glutinosa chromosome 3, dhAlnGlut1.1, whole genome shotgun sequence genomic region harbors:
- the LOC133864453 gene encoding protein TOO MANY MOUTHS — protein sequence MALFFSLQSILLLVLIFFCLLLPLATPFTVIMSDSSALVDGPQTGFSMKKNGFRTDTHEQEAVYDIMRATGNDWATDIPDVCRGRWHGIECMPDKDNIYHIVSLSFGALSDDTAFPTCDPTRSYISPSVTKLPHIRTLFFYRCFGHNLQPIPAFLGQLGATLQTLVLRENGHVGPIPSQLGNLTRLRVLDLHKNNLNGTIPVSLGRVTGLRSLDLSGNKLTGSIPGFTFPDLNILDLSQNLLTGSIPPTLGTCHSLIKIDFSRNRLIGPIPDSIDGLKNLMLMDLSYNRLTGPLPISGLVSLQALIMKGNPMAPDAIPSDGFDGMKGLMILVLSNMNLNGPIPESLGRLTNLRVLHLDGNNFNGSIPANFRDLKNLSELRLDDNQLRGPIPFGKETVWRMRRKLRLYNNSGLCYNANSGVEDLDPWLHPGIGLCDVPRPARRVEHLSTMETYMPTKFHTSSGAFLKLSVYVSLLQLATFVISSLPLM from the coding sequence ATGGCACTCTTTTTCTCACTCCAAAGTATTCTACTTCTAGTACTCATTTTCTTCTGTCTTCTACTGCCACTTGCTACGCCTTTTACCGTTATAATGTCCGATTCCTCTGCTCTAGTTGATGGGCCACAAACCGGGTTCTCCATGAAGAAGAACGGGTTCCGGACCGACACCCACGAGCAAGAAGCGGTGTACGACATCATGAGGGCCACAGGGAACGACTGGGCCACCGACATCCCTGACGTTTGTCGTGGCCGTTGGCACGGCATCGAGTGCATGCCCGACAAGGACAACATCTACCACATTGTCTCACTCTCCTTCGGGGCATTGTCCGACGACACCGCATTCCCGACGTGCGACCCGACCCGCTCCTATATTTCGCCATCTGTCACTAAGCTCCCACACATTAGGACCCTATTCTTTTACCGTTGTTTTGGTCACAACCTTCAGCCAATTCCAGCATTTTTAGGTCAGTTGGGTGCCACGCTACAAACTTTGGTGCTTAGAGAAAACGGCCACGTGGGTCCCATCCCTAGTCAACTCGGCAATCTCACCCGTTTAAGGGTCCTTGAtcttcacaaaaacaatctcaACGGTACAATCCCAGTCTCACTGGGCCGAGTCACCGGTCTAAGGTCGTTAGACTTGAGTGGGAACAAACTAACCGGTTCAATACCCGGTTTTACCTTCCCGGATCTGAACATTTTGGACCTTAGCCAAAATCTGCTAACCGGTTCGATCCCACCCACTCTTGGAACCTGCCATTCCTTGATCAAAATAGACTTTAGCCGTAACCGTCTGATCGGTCCAATCCCCGACTCAATCGACGGGTTAAAAAACCTCATGCTTATGGATTTAAGCTACAATCGTCTCACGGGACCCCTACCCATATCAGGCTTAGTCTCTCTCCAAGCATTGATTATGAAAGGAAATCCAATGGCGCCCGACGCAATTCCTAGCGATGGGTTTGACGGCATGAAAGGCTTGATGATTTTAGTCTTatcaaatatgaacttgaacgGTCCGATTCCGGAATCACTCGGCCGATTAACAAACCTCCGTGTCCTTCATCTCGACGGGAATAACTTCAACGGTTCAATTCCGGCGAACTTCCGAGACTTGAAGAATCTGAGCGAGTTGAGATTAGACGATAATCAACTGAGGGGGCCGATTCCTTTCGGGAAAGAAACGGTGTGGAGGATGAGAAGGAAATTAAGGCTCTATAACAATTCCGGACTCTGCTACAACGCCAATAGCGGTGTAGAAGATTTAGATCCATGGCTTCATCCGGGCATTGGTTTGTGTGACGTGCCACGGCCAGCAAGAAGAGTAGAGCATCTTTCTACCATGGAAACATACATGCCAACAAAATTCCATACATCATCTGGGGCTTTTTTGAAATTGTCAGTTTATGTTAGTTTGCTTCAACTAGCTACTTTTGTAATTTCTTCTTTGCCTTTAATGTAA